The genomic window AAAAAATCTTGAAAAACCCACCGCAATTCTTGAAAAACCAAGTAAATTTCTTGAAAAACACACCACAATTCTTGAAAACCCACAGAAAATTCTTGAAAAACGAACCGAAATTCTTGAAAAACACCGAAATTCTTGAAAACCCACGGAAAATTCTTGAAAAACCCCGGAATTCTTGAAAACCCACGAAAAATTCTTGAAAAACGAACCGAAATTCTTGAAAACCCACGGAAAATTCTTGAAAAACACCGAAATTCTTGAAAAACCAAGTAAATTTCTTGAAAACCACACCACAATTCTTGAAAAACCAAGTAAATTTCTTGAAAACCACACCACAATTCTTGAAAAACACCGAAATTCTTGAAAAACCAAGTAAAATTCTTGAAAACCACACCGTATTTCTTGAATAACCACGAAAAATTCTTGAAAAACCCCGGAATTCTTGAAAAACCAAGTAATTTTCTTGAAAAACGTTCCAACCACCTTGATGCTACATCAAAAAAATTCGAGAAATGTTGTAAAGCTGCCCGATAAGAAGTTTAATTCTCACAAAATGGGGAAGTTCAGGGGAAAGCGCAATTGTACGTTTTTTACACCGTCTCTAAATAAAAGAATAGAATGTTACTTTTTAATCCAACTTAATTGTAAGGAGAAAAATATAAGTGGGGGGTTCGACATGAAGTTAACACCGAAGGAAATTGTTGAATTACATGGGTTTAATAATCTAACTAAGTCCTTAAGCTTTAATATGTTTGATATTTGTTACACAAGAACACAAGAAGAGAGAGAAGCATATATCAATTATATTGATGAGGTGTATAGCGCCGATCGATTGCAAAAGATTTTAAGTCATGTAACGGAAATTATTGGAGCTCATATTTTAAATATTGCGAAGCAGGATTATGAGCCGCAAGGTGCTAGTGTAACAATGCTCGTATCAGAAGGACCTGTCCATGAAGCAAAGCCAGAGCATTTTGAGGAGTCGCCTGGACCTATTCCACAAGGTTCATTTGTGGTAGGTACGTTAGATAAAAGTCATATAACTGTGCATACATATCCAGAATATCATCCTACTGCTGGCATTAGTACATTTCGCGCCGATATTGATGTTTCAACTTGTGGGGAAATATCACCTTTAAAGGCTTTAAATTATTTAATTCACTCGTTTGAAACGGATGTAATGACTATTGACTATAGAGTTCGAGGTTTCACGAGAGATGTTACTGGTCATAAGCTTTTTATTGATCATGATATCAATTCAATTCAAAATTATATTCCAGATGATGTTCAAGAGTATTATGATATGATTGATGTGAATGTGTATCAAGAGAATATCTTTCATACTAAGTGCAAGCTAAGAAATTTTGATTTAAACAATTACTTATTTGGATATACGAAAGATACATTATCGAAGGAAGAACAGGAAACTATTGCTAGACAAATTAAGCTGGAGATGGATGAAATATTCTACGGAAAAAATATTTCACGAGATATTTAAAAATAACACAAAGAAGGACTTAGTTAAACTGCTAAGTCCTCTATTTATTATAGTATAAGAAAAAGCTTGATAAGTTTATTTATCAAGCTTCTTTCAGTGCTCGTGCTTTTACATAAACTCAAAAAAATATCGGATGACATGAAAAAATATAGGAGAAGTGTATGTTAAACTGTCAATGCGATTTAAATAGCTCTCTTTAAGCTTTAGCTGCTTTTCCTCATCACCAATCAGCAAGTCGCGTTTTAAAACTGAAATTGTTAAGCTTCCTAAAAAGGCTGAAGTACTAACTAATACTCCAGATAAAACACCAAATGTCCTATCTAATGGAGTTAAAAAGGGATATAAGCTGTATGATACAATAGTTGTAACGATCGTAGCGAATAAATACCCTTCCCACGTAATATTAGGATTAGAGGTTGGGACAACCTTGCGTTTGCCAATGTAAAGAGATGTTATGTACTGCACAACATCACTGACTTGTGTTAGTACTACTAAAAATAATATTAAGCTTCCCCCGTATTGGGGATTGGCAACTTGGTAATAAGCTAGGTGACTTAAACCAAATACCATAAGCATAAGCCCCCATTGTGTGGAGCTTACGGACCTAAGAAACCCAATGGTACCTTTGTTAAGCAATCTTGGTAAAGGGAGCAGTAAGAAAACGTATACTGGGATAAAAACAATAAACATGCCATACCAGCCAGTGTAAATCCAATAAAATTGTATAGGAATAGCTAAATACGCCCATAAAAACAAGCGTCTGTCTGCTTTTCTTGATTTTATCATGGAAAAGTATTCTTTTAAGGCAAAAAAACATAGTATCATAAGAGATATAAGAGACACAACAGGTGTAAATAAGGTGGCCACAGTAAAGATAACAAACATGCCCCACCAGGTTTTCACTTTAAGTAATAATTCAGAGAAATCTTTAGTTGTTGATTTTTTTTGCAACATATAAAAAATGATTGTTGCAGTTGTAAGAACAATAAATATAACAGATAAAATCCAAAGAACTGATTGCATATAATACCTACTTTCCCACGTGTATAAGTATACTGTACATAATTTCTTTTTATATTCAAAGTAAAATGGAGCTGAGGAAATGGAAACTGCAAGTATTTATATTATGCTAACGGATACAGGGACATTGTTTACTAGGTCCATCAAAAAGTATACAAAGGCTCCATACAATCATGCATCGATATCGTTTGATCGCGAATTAAAAGAGCTTTATAGCTTCGGACGCAAGCAATCTCATAATCCTCTTTATGCTGGATTTGTTAAAGAGGACGTTATCAGTGGGACATTTAGTAAATACCCTAATACGCAATGTGTCATTTATGAACTAAAAGTTACGGAACGTGATATGGAGAAAATGAGGAGAGTTTTGGAGGTTTTTAAAAGAAACCGACCAAAGTATTCATATAATCTGCTTGGATTATTGGGGATTACTTTAGAAGAACCAGTAGAATTCAGTAATTCATATTTTTGTTCTCAATTCGTGGCGGAGATTTTACAACGAGCAGGCATTCGCTTGTGGGATAAGCTGCCGGCACTGGTGACACCAGACGATTTTAGAAATCATCATAAATTAACCATTATCTACGAGGGGAAACTGTCTGAATATGAACCTAAAAATTAATAGGTGGGAAATTTCATATCAGAAGAGAACCATACTATAAAAAGCCAGGCGGCAGCCTGGCTTTTTGTTTATAATTTAAATGAGCTTTTTAAAGAAACAATGAGATTAAAAACGAGATGATCTTCTGTTGTCTGCTTAGGGTCTACATTAAAATATCCATGACGGAAAAATTGAAATTTATCTTGTGGTTTAGCTTCCTTCATGTTAGGTTCCACATACCCTTGTACGATTTCCAAAGATTTTTCGTTAACGTAGTCAAGGAATGTTTTCCCTTCCTCTTCTTCTTCTATGTCAGTAATAATTGGTTCATACAGGCGGAACTCAGCGGGAACAGCTTGTGAGGCTTCAACCCAATGAAGTGTACCTTTTACCTTACGACCAGTGAATCCTGTGCCACTCTTTGTTTCTGGATCATACGTACAACGTAGCTCTACAACATTCCCTTGTTCGTCCTTAATGACTTCTTCACATTTAATAAAATAAGCATGCTTTAAGCGAACTTCATTACCAGGGAACAAGCGGAAGTATTTCTTCGGTGGATCCTCCATGAAATCCTCTTGTTCAATATAAATCTCACGTGAAAAAGGAATTTGACGTGTACCCATTTCTTCGTTTTCAGGATTTATTTCTGCTTCAAGCATTTCCACTTGACCTTCAGGATAGTTTGTAATAACCACTTTTAATGGGCGAATAACACCCATTGTTCGAGGTGATTTTAACTTCAAATCTTCGCGGACAAAATGCTCTAGCATCTGCGAGTCAACAGTTCCACTACCTTTATGAATACCAACTTCTTTACAAAAAGCACGAATTGCCTCAGGTGTGTAACCACGTCGTCTTAATCCAGAAATAGTTGGTAGTCTTGGATCATCCC from Bacillus sp. HMF5848 includes these protein-coding regions:
- a CDS encoding phosphatidate cytidylyltransferase, with the protein product MQSVLWILSVIFIVLTTATIIFYMLQKKSTTKDFSELLLKVKTWWGMFVIFTVATLFTPVVSLISLMILCFFALKEYFSMIKSRKADRRLFLWAYLAIPIQFYWIYTGWYGMFIVFIPVYVFLLLPLPRLLNKGTIGFLRSVSSTQWGLMLMVFGLSHLAYYQVANPQYGGSLILFLVVLTQVSDVVQYITSLYIGKRKVVPTSNPNITWEGYLFATIVTTIVSYSLYPFLTPLDRTFGVLSGVLVSTSAFLGSLTISVLKRDLLIGDEEKQLKLKESYLNRIDSLTYTSPIFFHVIRYFFEFM
- the speD gene encoding adenosylmethionine decarboxylase, producing the protein MKLTPKEIVELHGFNNLTKSLSFNMFDICYTRTQEEREAYINYIDEVYSADRLQKILSHVTEIIGAHILNIAKQDYEPQGASVTMLVSEGPVHEAKPEHFEESPGPIPQGSFVVGTLDKSHITVHTYPEYHPTAGISTFRADIDVSTCGEISPLKALNYLIHSFETDVMTIDYRVRGFTRDVTGHKLFIDHDINSIQNYIPDDVQEYYDMIDVNVYQENIFHTKCKLRNFDLNNYLFGYTKDTLSKEEQETIARQIKLEMDEIFYGKNISRDI